The Dehalococcoidia bacterium sequence GATACGTAGAGCATGCCGGTCGTCACACGGCCGGTGAAGTCCATGGGACGGGCGTGCGTGTTGTCGAGCGCGTCGTGATAGCGTTCCTTGCCTGAGCGCACGACGAGCTCGTCGTTGAGCACGCCGACGCACATCTTGCCATCGAGCAGAAACGCAATGCCGCCGAACATCCTGCGCTCGGTGATGCCCGCGTGCTGCGCAAGCACCGCACGCACACGGCCGGCCAGCCGCTCATCGTATGCCATCAACGCACCTCATAACGGGAAGCCTTTGCCGCCGCGCAGCCCCTTGAGCGCGCAGATCTCGCCCCAGTGCGACGTTACGTGCCCGAGCACGCCGGAGCCAAGCGTCCATGCGAGCGTCACATGTCCGAATCCCGCCTCGGAGAAATCGATGTCACGCTCAAGATCGGC is a genomic window containing:
- a CDS encoding TfoX/Sxy family protein, producing MAYDERLAGRVRAVLAQHAGITERRMFGGIAFLLDGKMCVGVLNDELVVRSGKERYHDALDNTHARPMDFTGRVTTGMLYVSSAGVTRGPALRRWIDVVTCPRSLVHSL